From the genome of Spodoptera frugiperda isolate SF20-4 chromosome 23, AGI-APGP_CSIRO_Sfru_2.0, whole genome shotgun sequence, one region includes:
- the LOC118266798 gene encoding calcium release-activated calcium channel protein 1 isoform X2: MSVWSASTAGNNYHSALPGGHFGSSNNWCPKLSKHKCAMSGETPIQSADGFHTPAYLSWRKLQLSRAKLKASSKTSALLSGFAMVAMVEIQLNTDENGKSKVPKEMLVAFAVCTTLLVAVHMLALMISTCILPNIEAVGNLHSISLVHESPHERLHWYIEIAWAFSTLLGLILFLIEIAILCWVKFYDLNPTAAWSACVVLIPVMIVFLAFAIHFYMSLAKHKYEVTATGIKELELLKEQIEMGDHDARMNHLPLLEQGRIV; encoded by the exons ATGTCGGTTTGGTCAGCCAGTACAGCTGGAAATAATTACCACTCCGCTTTACCAGGTGGCCATTTCGGTTCCTCTAACAACTGGTGTCCCAAATTAAGCAAG CATAAGTGCGCGATGTCGGGCGAGACTCCAATCCAGTCGGCGGACGGATTCCACACGCCAGCCTATTTGTCATGGAGGAAACTGCAGCTCAGCAGGGCAAAGCTCAAAGCCTCCAGCAAGACATCAGCTCTACTCTCCGGATTCGCTATG GTAGCGATGGTTGAGATTCAACTTAATACGGATGAGAATGGAAAGTCGAAAGTGCCTAAGGAAATGCTAGTAGCCTTCGCAGTATGTACGACACTGCTAGTTGCAGTGCATATGCTGGCTCTTATGATAAGTACATGTATCCTGCCGAACATCGAAGCCGTTGGCAATCTCCACAGCATATCCCTCGTCCACGAATCGCCTCACGAACGACTCCACTGGTACATAGAGATAGCGTGGGCCTTCTCCACGCTACTCGGTCTCATACTGTTCCTCATAGAGATAGCCATTCTCTGCTGGGTGAAGTTCTACGACCTGAACCCGACGGCAGCATGGTCTGCTTGCGTTGTCCTCATTCCAGTCATGATTGTGTTCCTAGCCTTCGCCATACACTTCTACATGTCGTTAGCCAAGCACAAATACGAAGTGACGGCCACAGGCATCAAAGAACTTGAATTGCTCAAAGAACAGATCGAAATGGGAGACCACGATGCTCGTATGAATCATTTGCCGTTGCTCGAGCAAGGCCGCATCGTTTGA
- the LOC118266800 gene encoding small integral membrane protein 14 yields MADEMDPCECLWNHELAMRRLISLLRQGQSYCTENECLDEFPSLPSPPQSSANSFMVMFLMMALALAMYAMRPRRNQIQDSAKPSRNSQDHDGAPPTPPRI; encoded by the exons ATGGCTGACGAGATGGATCCTTGCGAGTGCCTGTGGAATCATGAGCTGGCGATGCGTCGACTTATCTCTCTG CTCCGTCAAGGTCAGTCATACTGCACAGAAAATGAATGCCTGGACGAGTTCCCGAGTCTGCCATCGCCGCCGCAGTCTTCTGCAAACAGTTTCATGGTGATGTTCCTCATGATGGCTCTCGCACTTGCCATGTACGCTATGCGCCCGCGCCGCAACCAGATCCAAGATTCTGCAAAGCCTTCGCGCAATTCTCAG GATCATGACGGAGCACCTCCAACGCCTCCAAGAATATAA
- the LOC118266798 gene encoding calcium release-activated calcium channel protein 1 isoform X1: MSVWSASTAGNNYHSALPGGHFGSSNNWCPKLSKQHKCAMSGETPIQSADGFHTPAYLSWRKLQLSRAKLKASSKTSALLSGFAMVAMVEIQLNTDENGKSKVPKEMLVAFAVCTTLLVAVHMLALMISTCILPNIEAVGNLHSISLVHESPHERLHWYIEIAWAFSTLLGLILFLIEIAILCWVKFYDLNPTAAWSACVVLIPVMIVFLAFAIHFYMSLAKHKYEVTATGIKELELLKEQIEMGDHDARMNHLPLLEQGRIV; this comes from the exons ATGTCGGTTTGGTCAGCCAGTACAGCTGGAAATAATTACCACTCCGCTTTACCAGGTGGCCATTTCGGTTCCTCTAACAACTGGTGTCCCAAATTAAGCAAG CAGCATAAGTGCGCGATGTCGGGCGAGACTCCAATCCAGTCGGCGGACGGATTCCACACGCCAGCCTATTTGTCATGGAGGAAACTGCAGCTCAGCAGGGCAAAGCTCAAAGCCTCCAGCAAGACATCAGCTCTACTCTCCGGATTCGCTATG GTAGCGATGGTTGAGATTCAACTTAATACGGATGAGAATGGAAAGTCGAAAGTGCCTAAGGAAATGCTAGTAGCCTTCGCAGTATGTACGACACTGCTAGTTGCAGTGCATATGCTGGCTCTTATGATAAGTACATGTATCCTGCCGAACATCGAAGCCGTTGGCAATCTCCACAGCATATCCCTCGTCCACGAATCGCCTCACGAACGACTCCACTGGTACATAGAGATAGCGTGGGCCTTCTCCACGCTACTCGGTCTCATACTGTTCCTCATAGAGATAGCCATTCTCTGCTGGGTGAAGTTCTACGACCTGAACCCGACGGCAGCATGGTCTGCTTGCGTTGTCCTCATTCCAGTCATGATTGTGTTCCTAGCCTTCGCCATACACTTCTACATGTCGTTAGCCAAGCACAAATACGAAGTGACGGCCACAGGCATCAAAGAACTTGAATTGCTCAAAGAACAGATCGAAATGGGAGACCACGATGCTCGTATGAATCATTTGCCGTTGCTCGAGCAAGGCCGCATCGTTTGA
- the LOC118266798 gene encoding calcium release-activated calcium channel protein 1 isoform X3, whose protein sequence is MSGETPIQSADGFHTPAYLSWRKLQLSRAKLKASSKTSALLSGFAMVAMVEIQLNTDENGKSKVPKEMLVAFAVCTTLLVAVHMLALMISTCILPNIEAVGNLHSISLVHESPHERLHWYIEIAWAFSTLLGLILFLIEIAILCWVKFYDLNPTAAWSACVVLIPVMIVFLAFAIHFYMSLAKHKYEVTATGIKELELLKEQIEMGDHDARMNHLPLLEQGRIV, encoded by the exons ATGTCGGGCGAGACTCCAATCCAGTCGGCGGACGGATTCCACACGCCAGCCTATTTGTCATGGAGGAAACTGCAGCTCAGCAGGGCAAAGCTCAAAGCCTCCAGCAAGACATCAGCTCTACTCTCCGGATTCGCTATG GTAGCGATGGTTGAGATTCAACTTAATACGGATGAGAATGGAAAGTCGAAAGTGCCTAAGGAAATGCTAGTAGCCTTCGCAGTATGTACGACACTGCTAGTTGCAGTGCATATGCTGGCTCTTATGATAAGTACATGTATCCTGCCGAACATCGAAGCCGTTGGCAATCTCCACAGCATATCCCTCGTCCACGAATCGCCTCACGAACGACTCCACTGGTACATAGAGATAGCGTGGGCCTTCTCCACGCTACTCGGTCTCATACTGTTCCTCATAGAGATAGCCATTCTCTGCTGGGTGAAGTTCTACGACCTGAACCCGACGGCAGCATGGTCTGCTTGCGTTGTCCTCATTCCAGTCATGATTGTGTTCCTAGCCTTCGCCATACACTTCTACATGTCGTTAGCCAAGCACAAATACGAAGTGACGGCCACAGGCATCAAAGAACTTGAATTGCTCAAAGAACAGATCGAAATGGGAGACCACGATGCTCGTATGAATCATTTGCCGTTGCTCGAGCAAGGCCGCATCGTTTGA
- the LOC118266797 gene encoding 28S ribosomal protein S22, mitochondrial, with translation MSLIFRRLARNNPRNIVTDAQILIISSRKLSLVPSLYDGDQDPAPKFFSSNVQILLKRLTRPDFNKVFRKRTNHGFSVLKTPSYKFLTNEELEEEIAKANEKADRLLQMPPVVKIQQHIEDVLSNDPALIGYDTAKYIFTDITFGVANEHRIIIERDPDGTLRSCDHDVRKRLNQAYFPLNGRKLREPLMFADIEKLNSLLDREKYEFVLDRACVQYEPDEPSYQRVTSITYQHVDSKSKYELLRSTRHFGPMTFYLTWHKSMDNLMLELIQGGAVREAVLLSALRQDIHGDVANGDVARTLAQQILPTPVQLTKPETLTEEDIQLDSKCVECIEKYITGTSSMKSQQELALQGFREYYQQLIDLSRGLKKAHGKQ, from the exons ATGTCGCTTATTTTTCGTAGACTTGCACGAAACAATCCGAGAAACATAGTTACAGATGCCcaaatacttattatatctAGTCGCAAGTTAAGCTTAGTCCCATCTTTATACG ATGGAGACCAAGATCCTGCACCGAAGTTCTTTTCTTCCAACGTTCAAATATTGTTGAAACGTTTGACTCGGCCGGACTTCAATAAAGTATTTCGTAAAAGAACGAACCATGGCTTCAGTGTCCTGAAGACACCATCTTACAAGTTTTTAACAAACGAAGAGCTTGAGGAGGAAATCGCTAAAGCTAACGAAAAGGCTGACAGATTACTTCAGATGCCACCAGTTGTTAAG ATCCAGCAACACATTGAAGATGTGTTATCCAATGACCCAGCCCTTATAGGGTATGATACAGCAAAGTACATATTCACAGACATCACTTTTGGTGTGGCTAATGAACACAGAATTATTATTGAACG tGATCCTGATGGTACTCTTCGCAGCTGTGATCATGATGTCAGAAAAAGGTTGAATCag gcGTATTTCCCGCTGAATGGTCGCAAACTACGCGAGCCACTGATGTTTGCTGATATCGAGAAACTGAACAGCTTACTGGACAGAGAGAAGTATGAGTTTGTGCTGGATCGTGCCTGTGTTCAATATGAACCTGACGAGCCATCCTACCAGCGCGTGACCAGCATTACCTACCAACATGTTGATAGCAAGAGCAAGTATGAGCTGTTAAG GTCGACTCGCCATTTCGGACCAATGACCTTCTACCTAACTTGGCACAAGAGTATGGACAATTTGATGCTGGAGCTGATCCAGGGAGGGGCTGTCAGGGAGGCCGTGCTTCTAAGCGCGTTGCGGCAGGACATACACGGCGACGTCGCTAATGGAGATGTAGCAAGGACCTTGGCACAGCAA ATCCTGCCCACACCAGTGCAACTGACGAAACCTGAGACCCTTACGGAAGAAGATATTCAGCTGGACAGCAAGTGTGTAGAATGTATAGAGAAGTACATTACTGGTACTTCCAGCATGAAGAGCCAACAGGAGCTGGCCTTGCAGGGCTTCAGGGAATATTACCAGCAGCTGATCGACCTCAGTAGGGGCTTGAAGAAGGCGCACGGCAAACaataa
- the LOC118266796 gene encoding zinc finger CCHC domain-containing protein 8 homolog, with amino-acid sequence MAKRKAAVNDIIYELDNEDIVLSSDDEVKTPKINRLETVNNIITISDDKDVKIDNSLELNNVDKSIEDGEIAAEAPLHNGGKITTDLSNDTPKRIDSVHTPKDTSSRGEDEVDNVKKIISEGSKTTIFNEDIVIDSPGNSDLGVEGCENRTPLVTVRFKDGKMASIYKEKVKAFMIKLIKIHEGVTEGMNTETDIELDIWPEDLNDSEVHNNTSEVSEESSLFFVDTDPCVDRPNLVPRYRQASTLISNTPEKEASPPPLRRGPTCFNCDGAHQLRDCTVPRDHARIAEKRKAMNSSRVGRYHVEDDQKYGHLIPGRISGQLRHALGLKRNELPLHIYRMRLLGYPPGWLEEARISHSGISMFDSMGNAIQDPEEEEGEVAEPGSKDKFDIKKILDFPGFNVPASSRYIEESQQFGLPPMSEQDSKMAMLQYLAPNAMKAYKRKKLTFFPSASTNTTLEGQAEMELDSGDEVAQFPSNPPLPDEAPPPPPPPPTTPPPPPPPGSPPLPPPPPEDKPESSEDDLQVVEVLKVGDIPVPKVDLSSEKEDTTMQSSGRSSPTLDDLEEKKRLLLSALQNDSPLNTSVITILDTTDENMLDKTIDDTVNNDDNAKEENAKVGVSSNDNTQPASNNTELSNDKIIEENRLEPTPEPSTSTAENNDEEVNKKDSTPEVPSTPESKPGQVKETQYGTPVMNIASSYLKLPTDEKFAKDICDVINFENLPNSTGKYKKISALLRKVKNEVDRIQDS; translated from the exons ATGGCCAAAAGGAAAGCGGCTGTGAATGATATCATTTATGAATTGGACAATGAGGACATCGTTCTCAGTAGTGACGATGAGGTTAAAACACCCAAAATAAATCGTTTGGAgacagtaaataatataatcactaTCTCGGACGACAAAGATGTTAAAATAGACAATAGTttagaattaaataatgtaGATAAATCAATCGAAGACGGCGAAATCGCAGCTGAAGCGCCTTTGCACAATGGAGGGAAAATTACGACTGACTTATCAAATGATACTCCAAAGCGTATTGATTCCGTACATACTCCAAAAGATACTAGTTCTCGGGGTGAAGACGAAGTGGATAacgtgaaaaaaataattagcgaAGGTTCTAAGACTACGATATTTAACGAGGACATAGTGATAGACTCGCCGGGAAACAGCGACTTGGGAGTCGAGGGATGCGAAAATCGGACTCCTTTGGTTACAGTACGATTTAAGGACGGTAAGATGGCGAGTATATACAAGGAGAAGGTGAAAGCATTTATGATAAAACTTATAAAGATCCATGAAGGCGTCACTGAAGGAATGAATACTGAGACTGACATTGAACTAGATATTTGGCCTGAAGACTTGAATGATAGTGAAGTACACAACAATACTTCTGAAGTCTCAGAGGAAAGTAGCTTATTCTTCGTAGATACTGACCCCTGTGTGGACCGGCCTAATTTAGTCCCTAGATACAGACAG GCTTCAACACTCATCTCAAATACTCCTGAGAAGGAAGCTTCTCCTCCCCCATTGAGAAGAGGACCGACATGCTTCAATTGTGATGGTGCTCATCAACTCAGAGACTGCACTGTACCCAGAGACCACGCTAGAATAGCGGAGAAGAGAAAAGCTATGAATTCTTCTAGAGTTGG ACGATACCATGTAGAAGATGATCAGAAATATGGGCATTTAATACCTGGCAGAATATCAGGACAGTTGCGGCATGCCCTGGGGCTGAAGAGAAATGAATTGCCACTGCATATCTATCGTATGAGGTTATTAGGATACCCACCTGGCTGGTTAGAAGAAGCCAGGATATCACATTCTGGTATCTCCATGTTTGATTCaatg GGTAATGCTATACAGGACCCAGAAGAGGAAGAAGGCGAAGTGGCTGAGCCTGGCAGCAAGGACAAGTTTGACATCAAGAAGATTTTGGACTTCCCCGGGTTTAATGTACCCGCCAGCTCACGGTACATCGAG GAGTCCCAACAATTCGGCTTACCACCAATGTCGGAGCAGGACAGTAAGATGGCGATGCTTCAATACCTGGCCCCCAACGCTATGAAAGCGTACAAGCGCAAGAAACTCACATTCTTCCCGTCAGCATCCACTAACACCACGCTCGAGGGGCAGGCAGAGATGGAACTTGATAGTGGAGATG AAGTAGCACAATTTCCCTCCAACCCTCCATTACCGGATGAAGCGCCGCCCCCTCCTCCCCCTCCTCCAACGACGCCACCACCACCGCCGCCGCCAGGCTCACCACCACTACCGCCACCACCTCCCGAAGACAAACCTGAGAGCTCAGAGGATGATCTCCAAGTGGTCGAGGTCCTCAAAGTCGGAGATATACCAGTGCCAAAGGTTGATCTGTCCAGTGAAAAGGAGGAT ACCACCATGCAAAGCAGTGGACGCAGCAGCCCCACATTAGATGACTTAGAAGAGAAGAAACGCCTCCTTTTAAGTGCTTTACAGAATGATTCACCTCTTAACACATCCGTTATCACTATACTGGACACTACAGACGAGAATATGCTAGATAAAACAATTGACGATACTGTAAATAATGATGACAATGCTAAAGAAGAAAATGCAAAGGTTGGCGTCAGCAGTAATGACAACACTCAACCTGCCAGCAATAACACGGAACTCtcaaatgacaaaataatagaAGAAAACAGACTTGAACCAACGCCAGAGCCATCAACATCAACTGCAGAAAATAATGACGAGGAGGTGAACAAAAAAGACAGTACTCCAGAAGTTCCCTCGACACCAGAATCTAAGCCTGGTCAGGTTAAAGAAACGCAGTATGGTACACCAGTCATGAACATAGCTTCCTCGTACCTCAAACTACCAACAGACGAGAAATTCGCAAaagatatttgtgacgtcatcaacTTTGAAAACTTACCCAATTCGACAGGAAAGTACAAGAAAATAAGTGCATTACTTAGGAAAGTTAAGAATGAAGTGGATAGGATACAGGACTCATGA
- the LOC118266799 gene encoding MORN repeat-containing protein 3-like, which yields MPFYHKPREFTPLLIAAHKKSIKNGLRHAIFTSRFDKYIGDWKNDKKEGKGRFLTIGGNLYEGDWYQGYRHGFGLLSKRQPNGTFRLVYRGDWARGYPDGSGWMYHEDGATYMGFFKRGMRHGYGNMWYADGTFYAGYFHKDKKQGIGLFLQADGNRYEGHFENDVKNGYGRFYHMRTGQIQEGCWENDICVMSKMSDILVRQSCVRPTPYPIPKVELKYPKRILEKSEFWMKQKKGEFDKNLMKCIDQM from the exons ATGCCTTTCTATCACAAACCACGGGAGTTTACACCCCTTTTGATAGCGGCGCACAAGAAATCTATAAAGAATGGTCTTCGGCATGCGATCTTTACGTCGAGATTTGATAAATATATCGGAGATTGGAAAAACGACAAGAAGGAAG GTAAAGGCAGATTCTTAACTATAGGCGGAAATCTATATGAAGGGGACTGGTACCAAGGTTATAG GCACGGCTTTGGCCTGCTCAGCAAACGGCAGCCAAATGGTACGTTTAGACTAGTGTACCGAGGCGACTGGGCTCGCGGTTACCCTGACGGCTCCGGCTGGATGTACCACGAGGACGGAGCTACGTACATGGGCTTCTTCAAACGAGGCATGAGGCACGGATACGGGAACATGTGGTACGCGGACGGAACCTTCTACGCTGGCTACTTTCATAAAGATAAGAAACAAggaattggtttatttttacaag CTGACGGGAATAGATACGAAGGGCATTTTGAAAATGACGTTAAGAATGGTTACGGACGGTTCTACCACATGCGGACCGGCCAGATCCAGGAAGGATGCTGGGAGAATGATATCTGTGTCATGTCCAAGATGTCCGATATATTGGTGCGACAGTCCTGCGTGAGACCTACGCCTTATCCTATACCAAAG GTGGAATTGAAATACCCGAAGAGAATTCTTGAAAAGAGCGAGTTTTGGATGAAACAGAAGAAGGGTGAATTTGACAAAAACCTCATGAAATGCATCGACCAAATGTAA